The Malus domestica chromosome 17, GDT2T_hap1 genome contains the following window.
tgCCAATGCAACACTTATTGGAATCCAATGAGTACAAATTTGTGGAATACcccttattgaattgataactaaAGGAGTCACTCCCGCGAATCAATAATATATGATAATTTAAAGTGAACCCAATTTTTTTCTCAAACATGTATAAGACAAACCGTTGAACAATAAGACTGTGAAAAATATTTAGACAAGATTGACACGTAAAAACTACCTTAGGATCATTTGATGGTACAATGTTCAGTATCGCCTCAGTCAGAACTTGTGAGTCTCGATTTACTTCAGCTACAAAGGACACAGGAACTCCAAAATTTAGAGCCGAGGAGATGACATGCTTGATCATCAAGTCGCCAACTTTACCAAGACCATAATCCAAAATGCCGACTACCTAGAAATCCCCATAACAAAACCAGATAACTGAATTCTTTACAAACCCCATTGCTCTCATTATTTTAAgcaaaaattatttgaattgcAAATTTCATGTAGTTTTGAGCAATGCATCTACTTGTACTGATTTCAAAGGCAAGGGGAAGGAACAAAAGATATTAACTTCAACTTACATTCAAAGCTTCCAAAACTGTGCGGAGCTCAAACCCATCGTTTCCGTCAACGCTAAGTACATACTTGACACAGATTCTATTCGATTCCCGCTCAAACCGCACCGCATTTCTGATGAACATCACAAGCACTTCTTGAATCTACAAACCCAAACTGAATTCCTCTAAAAAATACAATCACAAACTCAAATAAAAATCACCAATTAAACAACCACAATAGCATTTTTTTGATGAACTAGCTATTTAAATTTCTCTCATTTCCGTTCatttttctcggcaaccaaacagaaagtaAGCTTCTTTACCTCCTCAAAGCACTCTGACCACTCCTTCCTCAGCAATCTGTACACCACAGGCTCTCCCTCATCAACCCGATCATCATCCGAAACCCTAAGAGCATTCTTCAGCTCCCTCAGCTCCTGGGCGGCGAACCTCAGCCGTCCATTCCTCAACCCCTCACTGGCGCCCTTCAACCTTTCACTTATTTCCAGAATTGCCCTCACCAACTCCAACAACGCCTTCTTCTCCCTCGCCTCTTTCGTCGTGGCGCTCATCTGCTTCATAATCTGCCCAATCTCCGCCTCAATGGGGCGGTTGGAAATTGAACTCAGAAGCCGGACGACGTCGTCGGAAATTTGGTTGGAGCGCGAAACGGCGTCGTTGCAGACGGAGAAAAGGTTGGCGAAATCCTGGTGGTGAGAGAGGAGGTAAGATTGGATTTTGGACTGGATTTGGAGCGAGTGGGAGTCGAGGCGTTGGATGAGGAGGCGGAGATCCGGCGCAGACAGAGGGGTCGTGGGGTCGCTGAGGTCCTGCGCCGACAGGAGCTCTCGGACGTTGATTGAGTCGAACAGGGCGTCCATTTCCGGCGGATCGGACGGCTGGGACTGCCGGTTGGGGAGACTCGGTCGGAGGAGTGTATTTTGTATCGGAGTGGTGgatgaagaacgaagagatGGGACTGGCGGAGGTTTTAGGCGGAGTGTGATAACGTGCGCCGGGAGCGTTGGTGTTGGGTTTTGGGGCGGGCTGTTATTACTCGCGGGGAATTATTTTTGTTCTTATATGGGCCTACTATGGAATAATGGGCTGACTTTGAGTTTCAAATTTAAAGATTCAAATATAGccgaagcccaaaacccaaCTTTTCTTTAATCGATCCTACGTACACTGTGTGACGAttgttctttttcctttttattcaacaaacgatattattcaTAGGGCGGGGGATTAGGTACAATTATCCCGGGAGTGGGCACAATGAGTTAATAATAATGcagttcaaattcatttttcacgagaattaaaccaaaaactcctcacttataaataaagagaaatactaCTGAACTATAATATTAAGTAGCATATACAATTAAATGTTGGATGTCAACAATAACCGACTAATCCTCCAAGGAGAATAGCATTTATAACAAAGTGCTTCTCTAAAACCCTTCTATTCGAGgataaatttttcaatattctAGAAACACGGTCCTGTATACCAAGTGACATAACATAagttgttgaaaagaaaaaaaaaatttaagtctCCAACCACTTGTGTTATgacactacaacaacaacaacaacaacaaagccttttcccactaagtggggtcggctatatgaatcctagaacgccattgcgctcggttttgtgtcatgccctccgttagatccaagtactctaagtcttttcttagagtctcttccaaagttttcctaggtcttcctctatcccttcggccctgaacctctgtcccgtagtcacatcttcgaaccggagcgtcagtcggccttctttgcacatgtccaaatcaccagagccgattttctctcatctttcctacaatttcggctactcctactttacctcggatatcctcattcccaatcttatcctttctcgtgtgcccacacatcccacgaagcatccttatctccgctacacccattttgtgtacgtgttgatgcttcaccacccaacattctctgccatacaacatcgctggccttattgccgtcctataaaattttcccttgagcttcagtggcctacgacggtcacacaacacgccggatgcactctttccatccagctcgtattctatggttgagatctccatctaattctccgttctcttgcaagatagatcctaggtaacgaaaacggtcgctttttgtgatcttcgctagattgctccggtcattagtgtggataagtatataaatggatagagataggaaagcaaacacaagatgtacgtggttcacccagattggctacgcccacggaatagaagagttctcattaattgtgaagggtttacacaagtacataggttcaagctctcctttagtgagtacgagtgaatgatttagtacaaatgacattaggaaatattgtgggataatgatctcgtaatcacgaaacttctaagtatcggagtgtggtgtcgtcttgacttgccttatctgtctcataggtagatgtggcatcttctctggaagtactcttcctccatccaggggtggtatctttaactagtggagatgcacaaggtaatgtatcaatttcacttgaagcttacttgtagtttcaggcttggtcaagcgcgatacaaaccatgtagtaggagtcccccaagtcgccgagctagggggtctgctgaaagaggtgacagacaaggtaagcaatcagagctccgactgattgttcaccttctccccatcttgcagcagcatgaaggataaagagaagaaaattgagaagagatgatatgagatacttttgcttttgaagaagtaactttccacaggcttattcttgaactgagctggagggttttctggtttcctccagagtataaggccgactgaagaatttgagggtcaaaacaagtccatcaaatctagagtacgttccaccctgctgatatgggatacttttgcttttgacagagtaatggatgtatcggcacgtgtgctgttacgcttgtctccacatgcttccttgtatccttcgcacttgccctatctgttcctcaagcagatgcggaatcttccctggaaacataagatgatgaagatgagtactcgagagcaatgccaggtaagtaatcaggtaaggggttccaggcagtcagttcctggctggaagcttgattccaagtactgactgattgctctctttctccttgtcttgcaggtaaaaacaaggccaaaagaaaaaacagggaaaaagcatgatatgggatactcttgcttttaaccctgatgatatgagatattcttgctctagtatagcttgtttgcagaggtattatcggggggaaagaaagctgaatatttcgaaaggctttgttgggagtgccctctcagatatgatgaagggttgagcatttttgcaggtctgcctgtccgttggggatggaggtcgacatatataggagtctccctaacaacaagtagtaatgctattcctttaccctgcttggtcatagcacggtagtgggagctgccagtttcacatgttttaactctgtcagagcactttgaaaaagtggtctgtggtatctggctctcgagattcggagaacgatgcctcttcgatttttgagaaagcaatcatgctgggggtctgactctcgagattcggagagcagtgtctcttcgatttttgaggaagtaatcatgttgggagtctggctctcgagattcggaaggcggtgcctcttcgattttggagcaagcaatcttgttgggagtgttgtctcgaatgtgagtaaaggttggacatgtttgctagtctaccttgccacgaagcacaaaggttgacacacagggactttccaattatccagcaatggtactgttcctttaccctctcttcgattttgagaaagtagtcatgttgggagtctggctctcgagattcggaagacggtgcctcttcgattttggagcaagcaatcttgttgggactgttttctcgaatgtgagtaaaggttgggcatgtttgctagtctaccttgccacgaagcacagaggttgacacacagggactttccaattatccagcagtggtactgttcctttacccttgtgggtaataatatggtagctagaccttcaaaatttatgtgtctaaactttgttagtgctgtttctttgctattcttttacctttcttggtcagagcgatgtagtgggagctgcaagcttcacgtgctcaactttggcagagaactttggcaaagtgatctgtggcacccatgagttattgttgcgtgtgggaagtgggtgattgaacagtaagattcatgtgctttctacttcaccagaagtcttcgacaaaatgcccataatttctgcaaagctgagtgtgcgtgtgacaggtgctgacaaggctagaaaagtaggtgcctcttcgatttctgagatcggccctcgtggtctctgagcagcccagcttttgagaaagcgagcgcctcttcgattgattcggagaacggtgcctcaccgatttttgagaaagcaatcatgttgggggtctggctctcgagattcggggagcagtgtctcttcgatttttgagaaagtaatcatgttgggagagtggttctcgagattcggagggtggtgcctcttcgattttggagcaagcaatcttgttgggagtgttttctcgaatgtgagtaaaggttgggcatgtttgctagtctaccttgccacgaagcacagaggttgacacacagagactttccaattatccagcaatggtactgttcctttacccgctcttcgatttttaagaaagtagtcatgttaggagtctggctctttagattcggaggacggtgcctcttcgattttggagcaagcaatcttattgggagtgttttctcgaatgtgagtaaaggttgggcatgtttgctagtctaccttgccacgaagcacagaggttgacatacatggactttccaattatccagcagtggtattgttcctttacccttgtgggtaataatatggtagctagaccttcaaaatttatgggtctaaactttgttagtgctgtttctttgctattcttttacccttcttggtcagagcgatgtagtgggagctgcaagcttcacgtgctcaactttggcagagaactttggcaaagttatctgtggtacccatgagctattgttgcgtgtgggaagtgggtgattgaacagtaagattcatgtgttttctacttccccagaagtctttgacagaatgcccataatttccgcaaagctgagtgtgcgtgtgacaggtgctgacaaggctggaaaagtaggtgcctcttcgatttctgagatcggccttcgtggtctctagggagcccagcttttgagaaagcgagcgcctcttcgatttctgagatcggccttcgtggtctttgagcagcccaacttttgagaaagcaaacggctcttcgatttctgagatcaaccctcgtgatctctaagcagcccaacttttgagaaagcaaacgcctcttcgatttctgagcaggcgcctctttgatttctgaagctccgtcgagtgcagatttttatagaggctggcattaagttccaaagcacacttgaatctccaccagtagaagcttcattcttgcacttctaatatcttgatttgtccgacctcttctctcttcaacacctttgaaaatgtctggcccctccgaccgtcgttttgacttgaaccttgttgaagaggcagccccgccttctccagacaacatatggcgcccatccttcgtctccccaactggtcctcttaccgttggggattccatgatgaagaatgatatgaccgctgcggtggtggccaggaaccttctcactcccaaagataacagactactttccaaacggtctgatgagttagctgttaaggattcgctggctctcagtgttcagtgtgcaggttctgtgtctaatatggcccaacgcctatttgctcgaacccgccaagttgaatcattggcggctgaagtgatgagtctcaaacaggagattagagggctcaagcatgagaataaacagttgcaccggctcgcacatgactatgctacaaacatgaagaggaagcttgaccagatgaaggaaactgatggtcaggttttacttgatcatcagagatttgtgggtttgttccaaaggcatttattgccttcgtcttctggggctgtaccgcgtaatgaagctccaaatgatcaacctctgatgcctcctcctcctagggttctgtccagtactgaggctccaaatgatccccctccggtgccttctctttctggggctctaccgactgctgagacttctcctaagcaacctttgtgaaggctccctcttgtgtgtttattttgactcatgtatatgtacatatttgtagcttatcggggatatcaataaataagctttccttcatttcaacgtattgtgttaaatacaccaaagccttcttcgctaagttctttgaattttcttttgttgaagcttgtatgttgaagctttctgagtggagcatgtaggttggggtagtgttcccttaatttcccgagtgaggaaaacttcttggttggagacttggaaaatccaagtcactgagtgggatcggctatatgaatcttagaacgccattgtgctcgatcctgtgtcatgtccttcgttagatccaagtactctaagtcttttcttagagtctcttccaaagttttcctaggtcttcctctaccccttcggccctgaacctctgtcccatagtcgcatcttctaatcggagcgtcagtaggccttctttgcacatgtccaaaccaccgtaaccgattttctctcatctttccttcaatttcggctactcctactttaccccggatatcctcattcctaatcttatcctttctcgtgtgcccacacatccaacgaagcatcctcatctccgctacacccattttgtgtacgtgttgatgtttcaccgcccaacattctgtgccatacagcatcgccggccttattgccgtcctataaaattttcccttgagcttcagtggcatacggcggtcacacaacacgccggatgcactcttccacttcatccatccagcttgtattctatggtaaACCCTATGACACTCTAAAAATATATTCCAACCATCAATCATGAGATTTCTTGTTCTGATGTCTAAAACGTTCCAATTAAACTACTCGTAAGCAGTTGGATTCTTCTAATGTGCAACATTCTATATAACAAAGTTTGTCCCTTAATAGGGTGTCGTAAGATGCCTCTTTCTGCCTTCTGCCcattattcattaaaatatttcaaatagACAACGACCTAAAAGGTTGACCATTATACTTTTGCCTAAAACAAGAGTTTAGTCGATACAAAACAtcatccttttcctttttttttctataagcATCATCCTTTTCCTTGCTAACAAGTAACAATTAACTATGAAAgattcctcttcctcttcctcttcctcttctcccATTCTGTTTAGTTTCCACATAATTATTAAGTTTTTTCCATCGTACTCAAAAggaaaaggagaagaaagaagcATCAGAGGAAACTTGGCACTCTCAAGTTTCAAACGTACAACAGTCGGTCATACTTTTGTGTCTGTTGACTGCATTGGTCCATCTTCTATTCAACGCTGATGAACAATTGACCCTTGACcctttcaacttcaaccccattAACCTACAGTCATCCTATTTTATTCTAGACTTTAGTTAAATTGATGACTAAATTATTAAACAAAGACTaagtcttttttgttttttagttttttagtttttttgttttcttgttttttgttttgcttagATACTCGTGGACATCGAAATAACTTAATTTTGAAAGTGTacgaatttattaaaatattaatttgtgTGAATGAATCTAATCTAAGTTAAACTTCTTAATAATCAAGCAAACGATAACAGAAAAACAAGCAAATTGTTTCTGCAGATGAATTGAACACTAAAAGTTTCACAACTTAAGCAAAATTATATAGATCATTTACAAGAGGAACTTCATTAAATAATCCAAAATTCAGCACTAAAttggattattggaacttaaaTCCAAACTAATCCAACCTAGTAAAACAATCTTGGAAAAAAAATGATACTAATgaaatgaaaaacccaaatggcAGATGAAGCCATTAATCCCAATTGCCTTTTTAACAAGATGGGTAATGTACACAAAGGGGAAACAATTTAAGGATTAAATCTAACACCAAAAGGAATTATTGGTACCTGGAAACTTATCTGTGTTGAGgataaccctaaccctaattccaAAGACCCCAAATCTTGTCCCCAATGGAACTCACCAGCCTCCTCATGGTCCCCCTATCCACTCCAACCTCACAACCTTCATCATCACCAGACTCACCACcacttatcacttcagcagcaACAACACCAGCGTCCACCACTTGTGGGCCCTCCTCCACCTCCTTCTTGTCCCCATGCCCTAATTCCCGAAATCCCAGATGATCACCACTGCTCTTGTTAGccttccttctctctttcttcaccTTTGAGTTTCtgctcctcttcttctccaCCAACCTCTCCTCATAAGCCTCAAGGATTTCATGGATCAGCTGGCGGTTCGGCGAAGCGTCCCACCGTGCCCAAAAACTCATATAGCACCTGAAGCAGTCGCACTGGAACGTAGGAGGGTGGTGGGACTGCGGCCCACCAGCTTCGACGCCAACCCTGTTGTGCTTCTGGTGTGCCTTGTGGCCGCCATATGTGTTATCCACGTTGGAGTTGTGTGACTCGATACAAGTTATGGATGTTACCTGCGACGGCCCTGTGGCCGGTGCACGATTGGACTTAGTAGTAGTAGGCCCACGCTGGTTCGTTGCGCAACCGCCTGAGTTTTTGGTGCAGGAGATGAGGTAGGCCAAGACCTCTTGGTCTTCGGGGGAGAGGGATATGGCCAAGGCGAGGACGGTTGCCGGAAGAAGGGCCAGAGGGTCGGCTACGGAGGGCGGCGAAGGTGACGGGTGAACTTTGCCTTTCTTGTTGTAGAGCTTATTCATGTTGGTTGTTGGAAGcgttgttctttctttcttcttctgcgacttagctttttgcttgcGGAAAGAAAATGATTTCGTTTAACTTTGGAGTCGGCTGTCTTTATATCTCGACTACTTGTTCCGTGGGGGATACGAATCTAAAATCTAGGAACACACGTGGCAACTGTAAAATTGCAGATTAGaagattttcttcttcttttttataatattttattatatttttaaataattgatATTAGTTATTTAAATCTTAGTTCTCGATGCTTCTGCGTTTCATTGTGGACCAATAATAGTTGGCATGAAAATTATTTGCTATGTCCATGAATGATTGACggtaataaaactcaaatttaaattaaacattgggTTTTTATTGTGCAATTAAGTTGTCTTATTTCatgccacttaatactacagcttatgaataattttttttacttgtaagtgaaggTCTTAAGTTAGATTTTCATCAAAGACGaaattgaaccacattattactatcTTATTATGATGCTAAGCATATCCTCCcatttttagtgtagataatattgtttgttaaaaaaaattgtattattTCATTGCCAAGTAAATAAAATGTGATCAAAGCAGCcgtattaattaaaaaattagcaAAATTGTTGAAAACTTGTCGAACATTCTTGTATTTACTAATTTCCGTTGTGTGGATAAGTTTTACTTTACCTGGTACAAGTACAAAAGCAATAAAGAAAAGGTGGGTAGATAATTTTGATGTTCATTTGGACATTATTCTAGCTTAGCTAGGAAAGATCTAGAACCAAGTGCATGCATAATACGCAGTGTGGTGACATTTTCATTTTATCCTACGTATTTCCCACCCTTTTGTTTCAAGCAAAGGCCATTGACAATCCTTACATGTCGGCTTGTCATAACATTATTTAACTTCTAAGAAGAAAATTTGAACTCTCGAAACTTTATCTTATCTAATTAAAATAGTCAGTACAATTTAATAgtaaataagcacgttaatctgTATTATCCGACGagtatttatcctatccgactgaaatagtcagtacagtccgagctgtCAAACGAGATCTTAGTATATATCATTTTTGTCCTTAATTATTTGCAAAAAATAGTATCAAATACACGAGTTGTATTATCTATGTATGAATTTTTTGGGTAAGATACTAAAATTTAGTGATAACAAAGGCATGTTGTTGGGGTCATAAGCATGCATTGCTCTCACCCTGCCTCCGCTAGTGATTCCACTGGCATAGCACGCCACCGATCGATGATACCTCGAATCCTGTCAATCACAAAATAATTTGATGTTCAACAAAGGTTAGTCGTAGGGGCGGAGCcactaagggtgcgtttggtacgtgggacgggacgggacggaacgggaagaggcgttccgtcccgcgtttggtgcgccaaaaatgggtggaacgggctgttccacgggacagattttgggtgtttttgcgtcccgCCTCCctcccctggaacgggtttgttccacgtctgtggaacacaatgttttaccattttaagacaaatatacctcatgtctttttaaaaaattacaccttcgttccgtcccgtcccgtcccgttccgtcccgtcccgtctcgtcccgttccgtcccgtctgcgtaccaaacgcaccctaagagATCAAGCTGGTCTTAGGCCTATCATGACCATTGTGTAAGAAAATTTTAGCAATCAAGCATGCAACTGTGGAACCGTAAGACATGAAGAAAAAGATGAATTGTCCTCGTGAAGAAGTTGAGTTAAACAACATcatttcttatatttttctaacaattttgtttgtttggtctTTGTAGTTTAGTGAAACGATGAGTTTAGGGAGGGAGTTTTAAAATCGACTTTAATGTTATTCTAAAGCAATCTAATCAACTATTATTTGTAgggataatgctagggagaccaaaattttaaactaaattttgtaaatcaaattgtgtagttgttgatgattgaattattacttaactgttgattaacattttaattttctatggatgacacatcatttaatttgcaagtttaatttaaaattttggtcaaCCTAGCATTACCCTATTTGCAactgtccttttttttttgtcaaacaattcaAATCAGATTTCCTTGTATTTTCTTTCTATAATGCCAATTTTTTTACTAGTTACCTGCTATCTACCTCCCACTTAATTGTATTGGACAATTATTTTGATTCTCTCTATTAAATTTAATGGTTcttttacactatgtttggatgagggaaataaaattggaatttggataaaagtcagaatttataaattgacatgcaccaattcccttgtttggatttataacatagaaatttagaatttccgcttggaaaaaaaacttgaaatttagggcctccaatttccaagtttaaattccatgtaaatatttgtcatttcccaatttctatgattgggagtttaaaattaacaaattccgttttcaattccattattcttttaagttaaccaaacaacaaaattcacaaattctagaaaataaaatcc
Protein-coding sequences here:
- the LOC103425996 gene encoding uncharacterized protein — translated: MNKLYNKKGKVHPSPSPPSVADPLALLPATVLALAISLSPEDQEVLAYLISCTKNSGGCATNQRGPTTTKSNRAPATGPSQVTSITCIESHNSNVDNTYGGHKAHQKHNRVGVEAGGPQSHHPPTFQCDCFRCYMSFWARWDASPNRQLIHEILEAYEERLVEKKRSRNSKVKKERRKANKSSGDHLGFRELGHGDKKEVEEGPQVVDAGVVAAEVISGGESGDDEGCEVGVDRGTMRRLVSSIGDKIWGLWN